In Myxococcota bacterium, the following are encoded in one genomic region:
- the folK gene encoding 2-amino-4-hydroxy-6-hydroxymethyldihydropteridine diphosphokinase: MGSNLGDPRREVLRAIRELEKWGTARVSSLWRTEPAGGDPGQSWYVNAVVELALGGDPFACLARLRALERAAGRPDARPRFAPRALDLDLLLFGDAVVRSPELSVPHPGLTRRRFVLAPLAELAPELVPPGETRSIAALLQSLDDPGRVENLGPATEGAT, translated from the coding sequence ATCGGATCGAATCTGGGCGATCCGCGGCGCGAGGTGCTGCGCGCGATCCGGGAGCTCGAGAAGTGGGGTACGGCGCGCGTCTCGTCGCTCTGGCGCACCGAGCCCGCCGGCGGCGACCCCGGTCAGTCCTGGTACGTGAACGCCGTGGTCGAGCTCGCGCTCGGTGGCGACCCGTTCGCGTGCCTGGCGCGCCTGCGCGCGCTCGAGCGCGCTGCCGGCCGGCCCGACGCGCGGCCCCGCTTCGCCCCGCGCGCGCTCGACCTCGATCTCCTGCTGTTCGGCGACGCCGTGGTCCGGAGCCCGGAGCTCAGCGTTCCCCACCCGGGTCTCACCCGGCGCCGCTTCGTGCTCGCCCCGCTCGCCGAGCTCGCGCCCGAGCTCGTGCCGCCGGGCGAAACCCGCAGTATTGCCGCCTTGTTGCAGAGCCTTGACGATCCGGGGCGAGTCGAGAACCTTGGCCCGGCAACGGAGGGCGCGACATGA